From Xanthomonas sp. 10-10:
CGAAGGTGCCTTGATGGCCGCCGACGTCGCGCCCGGCCTGCAACGCTATGGGAGCGATGTGCCCAGCCGCTGGCGCGGCTTCGACCGTGAGGGCTGGCAGCAGCTGGTGAACGAGGCGCGCGATCGCGACAGCGCCGGGCGTGCCGCGCTGAAGCAGGTGATCCACGGCAGCGACATGGACCCGCATGCGATCCGCGCCGCCAAGGAAAATGCGCAGGTAGCCGGCGTGGCCGAAGCGATCTGGTTCGGCGTGCGCGAGGTCGGCGATCTGCAGTCCCCGCCGCAGGCCACCGGCGTGGTGGTGTGCAATCCGCCGTACGACGAGCGCCTGGCTGCCGATGCGGCCTTGTATCGCAAGCTGGGCGACACCCTGCAGCGCGTGGTGCCGCAGTGGCGGGCGAGCCTGCTGTGCGGCAATGCCGAGCTGGCCTATGCCACCGGGCTGCGCGCCGGCAAGAAATACCAGCTGTTCAATGGCGCGATCGAGTGCGCGTTGATCGTCTGCGACCCGATCGCGGTGCCGCGCCGTACCCCATTGGCGGCACCGACTGCGCTCAGCGAAGGCGCGCAGATGGTGGCCAACCGCCTGCGCAAGAACCTGCAGAAGTTCAAGAAGTGGCGCGCCCGCGAAGGCGTCGAGTGCTTCCGCGCCTACGATGCGGACCTGCCGGAGTATTCCGCTGCCATCGACGTGTATCAGCAAGCCGATGGCGACCGGCGCCTCTTCCTGCATGTACAGGAATATGCCGCGCCGGCGACCATTCCCGAGGCGGATGTGCGCCGGCGCCTGGGCGAGCTGCTGGCGGCTGCGCGCGAGGTGTTCGAGGTGCCGGCCGAGCGTGTCGCATTGAAGTCGCGCGAACGGGGCAAGGGCGGCAGCAAGTACGGCCGTTTCGAGCAGCGCAACGAAATCGTCAACGTGCGCGAGCACGGCGCGCTGCTGCGGGTGAACCTGTTCGATTACCTGGACACCGGCTTGTTTCTGGATCACCGCCCGTTGCGCGGCACTATGGCGCAGCAGAGCAAGGGCAGGCGTTTCCTCAACCTGTTCTGCTACACCGGCGTGGCCAGCGTGCAGGCGGCGGTAGCCGGTGCCAGCGCCACGACCAGCGTGGATCTATCCGGCACCTACCTGCAGTGGTGCGCCGACAACCTGGCCTTGAACGGCCAAGCTGGCAGCAAGCACAAGCTGGTGCAGGCCGATGCGCTGGCCTGGCTGGAGGCCGAGCGTGCGCACTTCGACGTGATCTTCTGCG
This genomic window contains:
- the rlmKL gene encoding bifunctional 23S rRNA (guanine(2069)-N(7))-methyltransferase RlmK/23S rRNA (guanine(2445)-N(2))-methyltransferase RlmL, with the protein product MKFFASCAKGLEYLLADELLTLGASKATATISGVNVEGEPRDALRAVMWSRLASRVLWPLTEFDCPDEDALYAGVSELPWDEHLSVGHTLSVDAHVSGTAITHARYAAQRIKDAVVDTMRRQGLERPSVDVESPDLRLNLSLRKGRATISVDLGGGPLHRRGWRMAQNEAPLKENLAAAVLLRAGWPRVYADGGGLLDPMCGSGTLLIEGALMAADVAPGLQRYGSDVPSRWRGFDREGWQQLVNEARDRDSAGRAALKQVIHGSDMDPHAIRAAKENAQVAGVAEAIWFGVREVGDLQSPPQATGVVVCNPPYDERLAADAALYRKLGDTLQRVVPQWRASLLCGNAELAYATGLRAGKKYQLFNGAIECALIVCDPIAVPRRTPLAAPTALSEGAQMVANRLRKNLQKFKKWRAREGVECFRAYDADLPEYSAAIDVYQQADGDRRLFLHVQEYAAPATIPEADVRRRLGELLAAAREVFEVPAERVALKSRERGKGGSKYGRFEQRNEIVNVREHGALLRVNLFDYLDTGLFLDHRPLRGTMAQQSKGRRFLNLFCYTGVASVQAAVAGASATTSVDLSGTYLQWCADNLALNGQAGSKHKLVQADALAWLEAERAHFDVIFCDPPTFSNSARAEDFDIQREHVRLLRAAVARLAPGGVLYFSNNFRRFKLDEEAVAEFAQCEEISPRTIDPDFERHARIHRAWRLTA